From Haemorhous mexicanus isolate bHaeMex1 chromosome 2, bHaeMex1.pri, whole genome shotgun sequence, the proteins below share one genomic window:
- the STOML3 gene encoding stomatin-like protein 3, which translates to MDPQTERPKKMNPEHLIADRQEGIGVCGWILVSLSFLLVLITFPISIWACIKVVREYERAVVFRLGRILSKKAKGPGMILVLPCTDTFIKVDLRMVTCKIPPQEILTRDAVTAQVDGVVHYRIHSAVSAVANVTDVHSATLLLAQTALRNVLGTQSLAQLLAGREEIAHRIQATLGSATEQWGVKVARVEIKDIRIPVAMQRAMAAEAEAAQEKKAKVVAAEGEKNASKALQKASMVLAESPAGLPLRYLQTLTTVAAQNNSTIVFPLPMQMFGSLGQKRTGG; encoded by the exons ATGGATCCCCAGACAGAGAGACCCAAGAAAATGAACCCAGAACATCTTATTG CTGACAGGCAGGAAGGAATTGGTGTCTGTGGCTGGATCCTGGTTTCACTTTCATTCCTCCTGGTGCTTATTACCTTTCCTATTTCCATCTGGGCATGTATCAAG gTTGTCAGAGAATATGAACGTGCTGTTGTGTTTCGTCTGGGACGTATTCTGTCCAAGAAAGCAAAGGGACCAG gaatgATCCTTGTACTTCCATGTACAGATACATTTATCAAGGTTGATCTGAGGATGGTTACCTGTAAGATTCCTCCACAAGAG ATTCTCACGAGGGATGCTGTTACTGCCCAGGTGGATGGGGTGGTGCACTACAGGATCCACAGCGCTGTCAGTGCTGTTGCCAACGTCACTGATGTCCACTCTGCCACCTTGCTTCTGGCACAGACAGCCCTGAGAAACGTTCTGGGTACACAGAGCTtggctcagctgctggcaggtcGTGAGGAGATTGCACACAGGATCCAG GCTACCCTCGGCAGCGCCACGGAGCAGTGGGGAGTCAAAGTGGCTCGTGTGGAGATCAAAGACATCAGGATCCCAGTGGCCATGCAGAGGGCAATGGCAGCTGAAGCAGAGGCTGCTCAAGAGAAAAAAGCTAAG GTTGtggcagctgaaggagaaaagaatgctTCCAAAGCTCTCCAGAAGGCCTCCATGGTGCTGGCTGAGTCTCCAGCAGGTCTGCCACTGCGTTACCTGCAAACGCTAACAACTGTGGCAGCACAGAATAACTCCACCATTGTCTTCCCTCTGCCTATGCAAATGTTTGGGAGTTTGGGGCAGAAACGGACAGGGGGATAG